One genomic region from Bacillus sp. SLBN-46 encodes:
- a CDS encoding NAD(P)H-dependent flavin oxidoreductase, protein MMPKVPIIQGGMGVGISLSKLASAVANAGGIGIISGTGITVDEMRTHIRKAKDRIKGAGYIGVNVLFAMNDFAEKMKAALEEKVDFIISGAGISRDMYSWGKQAGIPVISIVSSAKLAKISERLGAAAVVVEGFEAGGHLGTDRPMFEILPEIVDAVSIPVIAAGGIMNGFDIAKALSMGASGVQMGTRFVASEECDAPLAFKEKYVNANKEDLVLVKTTVGLQGRAINNNFTKLISGSNKLKIAKCHDCLKNCSYRFCTLDSLLTSVSGDVENGLVFAGARVDEIKDILPVQKIIDNLTEEYRSAQMDSILPLS, encoded by the coding sequence ATGATGCCAAAGGTACCGATTATACAGGGAGGTATGGGCGTAGGTATCTCACTAAGCAAGTTAGCTTCGGCTGTCGCAAACGCAGGAGGAATTGGGATTATATCTGGTACTGGAATAACCGTAGATGAGATGCGAACACATATCCGAAAAGCCAAGGACCGTATTAAGGGTGCAGGGTACATAGGTGTAAATGTCCTATTTGCCATGAATGACTTTGCTGAAAAAATGAAAGCCGCTTTAGAAGAGAAGGTTGATTTTATTATTTCCGGCGCGGGAATCTCTAGAGATATGTATTCTTGGGGAAAACAAGCTGGAATACCTGTTATTTCCATTGTCTCTTCAGCAAAACTAGCAAAAATTTCTGAACGGCTCGGAGCAGCGGCCGTGGTCGTAGAAGGTTTTGAGGCTGGAGGACATCTTGGAACAGATCGTCCGATGTTCGAAATCCTACCAGAAATTGTTGATGCAGTATCCATACCTGTTATCGCAGCTGGAGGAATCATGAATGGATTTGATATTGCAAAAGCACTGTCCATGGGAGCGTCTGGAGTACAAATGGGGACGAGGTTCGTAGCAAGTGAGGAATGTGATGCTCCATTAGCATTTAAGGAAAAATATGTAAACGCAAATAAAGAAGATTTGGTCCTTGTGAAAACCACCGTTGGACTGCAAGGCAGAGCAATAAATAACAACTTTACTAAATTAATTAGTGGTTCAAATAAACTAAAAATCGCGAAATGCCATGATTGTTTAAAAAATTGCTCTTACCGGTTTTGCACATTAGATTCATTACTAACTTCCGTTTCGGGTGATGTTGAAAATGGACTTGTGTTTGCTGGAGCCCGGGTGGATGAAATTAAAGACATCCTTCCGGTCCAAAAAATTATTGATAATCTTACAGAAGAGTATCGTTCCGCACAAATGGATTCAATATTACCACTATCATAA
- a CDS encoding DHHA1 domain-containing protein yields the protein MVKLFTDIDLDGLGCGLIAKMAFGDKVNVYYCSYRNLNQRVESVITNPENAEEEIYITDLAVNQLIKKKLEIRYQQGKHVQMIDHHVTAMHFNQYKWGFVKTEYETGNLTCATSLFYDYLIENQIIERNTALEEFIELVRQYDTWEWDQNNNVTAKRLNDLFYILNREKFEEEMLKRLTENKESFMLNETENLLLDIEEQKISRYIHSKSRQMVQTFVDDYCVGVVHAEQYLSELGNALNNLYPHLDMIVLLNVSGKKMGFRTIHDEVNVAEFAKRYGGGGHPKASGSEMTSEAFKLFIENIFEFMPLKPDSDRNEYNVKNSTSVTSYQNQQGENFYVLSSSEDNPFSILHNGKKLEGSFNTFAEAERFLKRNNSCWLRPDHEFLKFLSNVLGESLEEIKENYDEIISSRIMDVIEH from the coding sequence ATGGTCAAGCTTTTTACAGATATTGATTTAGATGGACTTGGGTGTGGACTGATTGCAAAAATGGCTTTTGGGGATAAGGTCAATGTATATTATTGTTCATATCGAAATCTCAATCAAAGAGTTGAGTCAGTAATCACAAATCCAGAGAATGCTGAGGAAGAAATCTATATTACCGATTTAGCAGTAAATCAGCTAATCAAGAAGAAACTCGAAATACGTTATCAGCAGGGGAAACATGTTCAAATGATTGATCACCATGTAACAGCCATGCATTTTAACCAATATAAATGGGGTTTTGTAAAAACAGAATATGAAACAGGAAATCTAACTTGTGCAACATCTTTGTTTTATGATTACTTAATTGAGAATCAAATAATAGAGCGAAATACTGCTTTAGAGGAGTTTATTGAATTAGTTCGACAGTATGATACTTGGGAATGGGATCAAAACAATAATGTAACAGCAAAACGGTTAAATGATTTGTTTTATATTTTGAATCGGGAAAAGTTCGAAGAAGAAATGCTAAAAAGGTTAACTGAAAATAAAGAATCATTTATGTTAAATGAGACTGAAAATTTGCTTCTTGATATTGAAGAACAGAAAATTAGTCGCTATATTCATTCTAAAAGCAGGCAAATGGTTCAGACCTTTGTTGATGATTACTGCGTAGGAGTTGTTCATGCGGAGCAGTATTTATCGGAGCTTGGGAATGCCTTAAACAATCTTTATCCCCATTTGGATATGATTGTCCTATTAAATGTGAGTGGTAAGAAAATGGGTTTCCGCACCATTCATGATGAGGTCAATGTGGCTGAATTTGCTAAGAGATATGGGGGAGGGGGTCATCCTAAAGCATCTGGTTCAGAAATGACAAGTGAGGCATTTAAATTATTTATTGAGAATATTTTTGAATTCATGCCACTTAAACCAGATTCAGATCGAAATGAATACAATGTGAAAAATTCCACATCCGTTACAAGTTATCAAAATCAACAGGGCGAAAATTTTTATGTCCTGTCATCATCAGAGGATAACCCTTTCAGCATTTTACATAATGGAAAGAAATTGGAGGGAAGTTTTAACACATTTGCGGAGGCAGAAAGGTTTCTTAAACGAAATAATTCATGCTGGCTTCGTCCAGATCATGAATTTCTTAAATTTCTTTCGAACGTTCTTGGGGAATCACTTGAAGAGATAAAGGAAAATTACGATGAAATAATAAGCAGCAGAATAATGGATGTTATTGAACATTGA
- a CDS encoding ABC transporter ATP-binding protein, with protein sequence MIEFKNIVKKYRNKTIINPFSLEIEAGQLVVFIGPSGCGKTTLLKMINKLIQPTSGSIFVNGTDISKMNPIELRRNIGYVIQNTGLFPHMTIEENLELIPKLKGEEPEAIEEKTKELLSLVGLEPNEYLHRFPKELSGGQQQRVGVARAFSTNSDIILMDEPFSALDPVTRSSLQDELFQMQKELNKTIIFVTHDMDEAIKIADKICILKDGDILQYDTPENILKNPANDFVEDFIGKRRVWNNPELLLAEDIMIHHPIKINAMRNVLQAIEIMKENKVDSLMVTDKSNFLKGLVTLKSIQLLNRNTSIELVMEKKVLSVSQDANLISVLAMMNEHKIGYLPVVNHTNQLTGLITRSSILSALSSQLIDLEVAF encoded by the coding sequence TTGATAGAGTTTAAGAACATCGTAAAAAAATACCGCAACAAAACCATCATTAATCCTTTCTCATTAGAAATAGAGGCTGGTCAATTAGTTGTTTTTATAGGGCCCAGTGGGTGTGGGAAAACAACATTGCTTAAAATGATCAATAAATTAATTCAACCAACCTCTGGAAGTATATTTGTCAATGGAACAGATATTTCAAAAATGAATCCAATAGAACTCCGCAGGAATATTGGATATGTCATTCAAAACACCGGGCTATTTCCTCATATGACCATCGAAGAGAACTTAGAATTAATTCCTAAACTTAAAGGAGAAGAGCCGGAGGCAATTGAGGAAAAGACAAAGGAATTGCTTTCTTTGGTAGGTTTAGAACCAAATGAATATTTACACCGGTTCCCAAAAGAGTTAAGTGGTGGTCAACAGCAAAGAGTTGGTGTAGCAAGAGCCTTCTCGACAAACTCCGATATCATCTTAATGGATGAACCCTTCAGCGCACTAGACCCAGTTACAAGAAGCTCTCTGCAGGATGAACTATTCCAAATGCAAAAGGAACTTAATAAAACTATTATCTTTGTTACCCATGACATGGATGAAGCTATTAAAATAGCAGACAAAATCTGTATATTAAAAGATGGTGATATTCTACAATATGATACACCGGAAAATATTCTTAAAAATCCTGCTAATGACTTTGTAGAAGACTTTATTGGAAAAAGAAGGGTTTGGAACAATCCTGAATTATTATTGGCAGAGGATATTATGATTCATCATCCAATTAAAATTAATGCAATGCGAAACGTATTACAGGCGATTGAGATCATGAAAGAAAATAAAGTGGATAGTTTAATGGTCACTGACAAAAGCAACTTCCTTAAGGGGCTAGTTACATTAAAAAGCATCCAGCTGCTTAATCGGAACACTTCAATCGAACTTGTTATGGAGAAAAAGGTATTATCCGTTTCACAAGATGCCAATTTAATCTCCGTGTTAGCAATGATGAATGAACATAAAATTGGTTATTTACCCGTTGTAAATCATACTAACCAGTTAACTGGTCTAATAACAAGAAGCAGTATATTATCCGCATTAAGTAGCCAACTAATTGATTTGGAGGTGGCATTTTGA
- a CDS encoding GntR family transcriptional regulator — MQKAQIPTYERIAIDLASRIYDGKFKVGEKIHGRSTLASEYKVSPETVRRAIKILEDVEIVQSTKGSGIVISSRENAYKYIHRFSNLESIKDLEKQMNTLINERDRLDEQLFETLRKIMDYSGKLRHTNPLAPIEVEVFPGCTHIGQTISETKFWQNTGGTVIGMKRKGELIISPGPYALIMEGDILLIIGDDQTYDRVLHFLHD; from the coding sequence ATGCAAAAAGCACAAATACCAACATACGAACGGATTGCAATTGATTTGGCCAGTAGAATATATGATGGAAAGTTTAAAGTAGGAGAAAAGATTCATGGAAGGTCCACTTTAGCAAGCGAATACAAAGTATCTCCCGAAACAGTTCGTAGAGCGATTAAAATATTGGAGGATGTGGAGATCGTCCAATCCACAAAAGGCAGTGGGATTGTTATCTCCTCTAGAGAGAATGCCTATAAATATATTCACCGTTTTTCTAACCTTGAGAGTATTAAAGACCTTGAAAAGCAGATGAACACACTAATTAATGAACGGGATAGATTAGATGAGCAGTTATTTGAAACATTAAGAAAAATTATGGATTACTCAGGAAAACTTCGTCATACGAATCCATTAGCCCCTATTGAGGTAGAGGTTTTTCCAGGTTGTACTCATATTGGTCAAACAATTTCGGAGACCAAGTTTTGGCAAAATACTGGTGGAACTGTCATTGGTATGAAACGAAAGGGTGAGTTGATTATTTCACCAGGGCCCTACGCATTAATTATGGAGGGGGATATACTCCTAATTATAGGTGATGATCAAACATACGATAGGGTGCTTCATTTTTTACACGACTGA
- a CDS encoding glycine betaine ABC transporter substrate-binding protein — MSNFWNYVTSNYEQITDLLGQHLYLSIISVLIAIIIGIPLGILISNEPKLSKPIIGTTNVIQAVPSLALLGFLIPFIGIGSNPAIVMVVLYSLLPIVKNTYTGLTNIDGDILEAAKGIGLTKSQTMRKVQLPLAFPMIMAGIRISAVTAVGLMTIAAFVGAGGLGYLVFSGVQTVDNNMILAGAIPACILALLIDFVVGKLEASLSYTSKKNTSKNSVKNGKRAKKVMIALASLLLVAAGTFKVYSTANAEEKIVIGSKNFSEQLILGNMLADLIENKTDIQVERKLNLGGSQVAFSALKNGDIDLYVEYTGTGLVNILNQPPQSNPDQVYNYVQKEFKKKYDIELLKPIGFNNTYALAVRQDTAKQYNLKTISDLAKVSSGLIMGPTIEFPNREDGLIGLSKTYNMTFKDVKAVDGGLRYTALKNHKSDVIDAFSTDGLLEAFQLKVLEDDKNFFPPYYAVPIIKEETLKEHPELKKVLNSLSGKLTDEKMRELNYKVDSLKQSPAKVAKEFLNEEGLL, encoded by the coding sequence ATGAGTAATTTTTGGAACTATGTAACTTCAAACTATGAACAAATTACCGACTTACTTGGACAACATCTTTATTTAAGCATCATTTCTGTACTCATTGCTATTATTATCGGTATTCCACTTGGAATCTTAATTTCAAATGAACCAAAGCTTTCAAAGCCAATAATTGGAACTACAAATGTTATTCAAGCTGTTCCAAGCTTAGCTTTACTCGGCTTCCTCATACCATTTATTGGGATAGGTAGTAATCCAGCAATTGTAATGGTCGTGCTATATTCTCTCCTCCCTATTGTAAAGAATACGTATACGGGATTAACAAACATTGATGGAGACATTCTGGAAGCCGCCAAAGGTATCGGTCTGACCAAAAGTCAAACGATGAGAAAGGTTCAATTACCACTTGCCTTCCCGATGATTATGGCGGGTATCAGAATTTCAGCAGTTACTGCTGTTGGTTTAATGACGATTGCTGCCTTTGTAGGTGCAGGTGGTCTTGGTTATTTAGTATTCTCCGGAGTACAAACTGTTGATAACAACATGATTTTAGCTGGAGCAATACCGGCATGTATTTTAGCCCTCTTGATTGACTTTGTTGTTGGAAAACTTGAAGCTTCACTTTCTTATACTAGCAAGAAAAACACGTCCAAGAATTCTGTTAAAAATGGAAAAAGAGCAAAAAAAGTTATGATTGCCCTTGCGTCCTTACTATTGGTAGCTGCTGGCACCTTTAAAGTGTATTCAACAGCAAATGCAGAAGAAAAGATTGTCATTGGTTCAAAAAACTTTAGTGAACAATTAATATTAGGAAATATGCTTGCCGATTTAATCGAAAATAAGACAGATATCCAAGTTGAGAGAAAGCTGAATCTTGGCGGTAGTCAGGTAGCCTTTAGCGCACTTAAAAACGGAGATATTGATTTATATGTGGAATATACCGGCACAGGCTTGGTAAATATTTTAAACCAACCTCCACAAAGTAATCCGGATCAAGTCTATAATTATGTTCAAAAAGAATTTAAGAAAAAATATGATATAGAATTATTAAAACCAATCGGATTTAATAATACGTATGCTTTGGCAGTAAGACAAGACACAGCTAAACAATATAATTTAAAGACCATTTCCGACCTTGCTAAAGTGAGCAGCGGACTAATCATGGGACCAACGATAGAATTTCCTAATCGTGAAGATGGGTTAATTGGACTTTCTAAGACTTATAATATGACATTTAAAGATGTTAAAGCAGTAGATGGTGGACTACGCTATACTGCTCTCAAGAACCATAAGAGTGATGTAATTGATGCGTTTTCTACAGACGGCTTACTTGAAGCCTTCCAATTAAAGGTATTAGAAGATGATAAAAATTTCTTCCCACCATATTACGCAGTACCTATTATTAAGGAAGAAACCTTGAAGGAACACCCAGAGCTAAAAAAAGTCTTGAACTCTCTCTCAGGGAAACTTACAGACGAAAAAATGCGTGAGTTGAATTATAAGGTGGACAGTCTCAAACAGTCACCCGCAAAAGTAGCCAAAGAATTCCTGAATGAAGAAGGTTTACTTTAA
- a CDS encoding M50 family metallopeptidase, with translation MGNIRDKLSIKFFLFLLFAFLLIHVPLLGSYIKIINTLIHESGHAMIALLSGKVERISLFMNSEGVTYSSQSTWIGSFVTSLAGYIFASFMAFLSFLFIGKNKQTILIDILLGFIFLNLIFWVRNPYGVFWLCSFAVGFLFLLIKGSQNVRDHSLLLIASILLVDSVNSAFEILYISFFQPYAAGDAANLARLTVIIPAQIWGIFFFLQAIWFCYFGLKRGYYRLGK, from the coding sequence ATGGGGAATATTCGTGATAAGTTGAGTATAAAGTTTTTTCTTTTTCTCTTGTTCGCTTTTTTATTGATTCATGTCCCGCTTCTTGGAAGTTATATAAAAATAATCAATACCCTCATCCATGAATCGGGTCACGCAATGATTGCTTTACTCAGTGGGAAAGTAGAGCGTATTTCTTTATTTATGAATTCTGAAGGAGTTACGTATAGCAGCCAGTCGACATGGATCGGTAGTTTCGTGACAAGTCTTGCTGGATATATATTCGCTTCATTTATGGCATTTTTATCTTTTTTATTTATTGGTAAAAATAAACAAACGATCTTAATTGATATTTTGTTAGGGTTTATCTTCTTAAATCTAATTTTTTGGGTACGAAATCCTTATGGGGTATTTTGGCTTTGTTCATTCGCAGTGGGTTTTCTTTTTTTACTTATTAAAGGAAGTCAAAACGTAAGAGATCATTCATTATTATTAATAGCATCTATTTTACTTGTTGACTCGGTCAATAGTGCTTTTGAAATTCTATATATAAGCTTTTTTCAACCTTATGCAGCAGGGGATGCGGCAAATCTTGCACGTTTAACGGTGATTATCCCTGCACAAATCTGGGGAATCTTTTTCTTCCTTCAAGCTATTTGGTTTTGTTATTTTGGATTAAAAAGAGGCTATTATAGACTAGGCAAATAA
- a CDS encoding membrane-spanning protein: protein MKRKLIVVLSVVFIIFMISLVVFYLIKGDSSRWQVSLGGIFVSAIPLLLLFKKNIPFNIPLILGYYLFIFCSLFLGSISSFYLHYKWWDSTLHFYKGLYVALAGITLYKIFIPEKVRDELSKWILFLFLLSLATLASVIWEVYEFLGDLTPITHTMQRGGNTDTMLDLLCGLVGGLLVAIYSLTRKQNV, encoded by the coding sequence ATGAAACGAAAATTAATCGTAGTGTTAAGTGTGGTTTTTATCATTTTTATGATTTCTCTGGTAGTTTTCTACTTAATAAAAGGAGATTCGTCCAGATGGCAGGTATCTCTTGGGGGCATATTCGTAAGTGCCATTCCACTTCTACTGTTATTCAAAAAAAACATTCCCTTTAATATCCCACTAATATTGGGATATTATCTCTTCATTTTTTGTTCCTTGTTTCTCGGATCGATATCTAGTTTTTATCTTCATTATAAATGGTGGGATTCTACCCTTCACTTCTATAAGGGGCTATATGTTGCTCTCGCCGGCATTACTTTGTATAAAATCTTTATCCCTGAAAAGGTACGCGATGAACTCTCAAAATGGATTCTTTTTTTGTTTTTACTTTCACTTGCTACTTTAGCAAGTGTCATTTGGGAGGTTTATGAGTTTTTAGGGGATTTGACGCCTATTACACACACCATGCAGCGAGGAGGAAATACAGATACTATGTTGGACTTACTCTGTGGATTGGTAGGCGGACTTTTAGTCGCCATTTATTCCTTAACGCGAAAACAAAATGTATAG